The proteins below come from a single uncultured Carboxylicivirga sp. genomic window:
- a CDS encoding sporulation protein Cse60, with amino-acid sequence MSNIITKHFQYTGTDDFDESLDDQINKFIVKEGITTEQLIDIKFNGHSDKTVTVYSALLIYKK; translated from the coding sequence ATGAGCAATATCATTACTAAACACTTTCAGTATACTGGTACGGATGATTTCGATGAATCATTGGACGACCAAATCAACAAATTCATTGTTAAGGAAGGAATAACTACCGAGCAGTTGATTGATATTAAATTTAACGGACACTCAGATAAAACGGTAACCGTATATTCGGCATTGTTAATCTATAAGAAATAA
- a CDS encoding phosphatase PAP2 family protein, with amino-acid sequence MKQMLLFVLVLFSLNSIAQVRPENSRHSYESDLINYRKNVTKISAIVGASAALAFALDEPMQRFLQKNQSGFVDGFANGVNIFGEKLFIVPAVGLSWGAGYVFKDEKLRQTSWNAMKAIAVTAVSTEVIKISAGRARPFMDEGASSYYPFNNEDHYKSLPSGHTSLAFAAFTPFAETYSRWLYVAPASVAFARMYKNKHWFSDVVIGGGLGFISGWIFTHHPKSKLQVASNGIIFYF; translated from the coding sequence ATGAAGCAAATGCTGTTATTCGTATTGGTATTATTCAGTTTGAATAGTATTGCGCAGGTCAGACCAGAAAATAGTAGGCACAGTTATGAGTCGGATCTGATTAATTACCGAAAAAATGTTACTAAAATATCCGCCATTGTTGGAGCAAGTGCAGCGCTGGCTTTTGCTTTAGATGAACCCATGCAACGATTCTTGCAAAAAAATCAAAGTGGTTTTGTTGATGGCTTTGCTAATGGAGTCAATATTTTTGGTGAGAAGCTATTTATTGTGCCGGCTGTAGGATTAAGTTGGGGGGCAGGTTATGTTTTTAAAGATGAAAAGCTACGCCAAACTTCGTGGAATGCTATGAAAGCAATTGCTGTAACAGCAGTTTCAACTGAAGTTATAAAAATATCAGCTGGCAGGGCACGTCCTTTTATGGATGAAGGAGCTTCTTCTTATTATCCTTTCAATAATGAAGATCATTATAAATCGCTGCCATCGGGTCATACTTCACTTGCCTTTGCGGCTTTTACCCCTTTTGCCGAAACTTATAGCCGATGGTTGTATGTGGCGCCTGCATCAGTGGCTTTCGCACGTATGTATAAAAACAAACACTGGTTTTCGGATGTGGTTATTGGTGGCGGTTTGGGATTTATCAGCGGATGGATTTTTACACATCATCCAAAAAGTAAATTGCAGGTAGCGTCAAACGGAATCATTTTCTATTTTTGA
- a CDS encoding family 1 glycosylhydrolase: MKKTDFGKDFEWGVTICAFQNEGCPTADGKGPSIWDTFTANPENINNNDVIGEASSFYTLYEQDIATAKSLGLDVFRFSISWSRIIPNGTGAVNLDGIAFYHKVIDSCLQHGLKPYVTLYHWDLPQAIEDKGGWNNRNIIEWFCRYVSICVDAYKDKVQNWIVMNEPMTFVGLGHFMGYHAPQKKGVPTFLKAAHHVVLSIAEGGRTIRKIQPHAKIGVALSCSYVKPLYKLPKHKRAAKRIEALLNRFFLEPLLGLGYPTDVMPALNTIRTFFKRGDDDRMAFDFDFIGIQYYFRVVAKHSLTPPVLFANEVHPTQRKTNLNAMNLDVYPKGLYKMLKFFNAYPQIKKIIITESGVCYPDFKVANHVHDARRMKYHQQMLKQVLKAQKKMIPAKGYFVWTLVDNFEWKEGFEPRFGLVHVNFETQERTIKDSGLWFRQLLTCDS; encoded by the coding sequence ATGAAGAAAACTGATTTTGGGAAAGATTTTGAATGGGGTGTTACCATATGTGCTTTTCAAAATGAAGGTTGCCCAACAGCAGACGGCAAAGGTCCATCTATTTGGGATACCTTCACTGCCAATCCCGAAAACATTAACAATAATGATGTTATTGGTGAAGCTTCTTCATTTTATACACTTTACGAGCAAGATATAGCCACAGCCAAATCACTCGGACTAGATGTATTCCGATTTTCGATTAGTTGGTCCCGTATTATTCCCAACGGAACAGGTGCCGTTAACCTTGATGGCATTGCCTTCTATCATAAAGTAATTGACTCATGCCTTCAACATGGTCTTAAACCTTACGTCACGCTTTATCACTGGGATTTACCCCAAGCGATTGAGGACAAGGGAGGTTGGAATAACCGAAACATTATAGAGTGGTTCTGCCGCTATGTTTCCATTTGTGTAGATGCATATAAAGACAAAGTGCAAAACTGGATTGTGATGAACGAGCCTATGACTTTTGTGGGATTGGGTCATTTTATGGGTTACCATGCACCCCAGAAAAAAGGAGTTCCTACTTTTTTAAAGGCCGCTCACCATGTGGTATTAAGTATAGCTGAAGGAGGAAGAACCATTCGCAAAATTCAGCCCCATGCTAAAATCGGTGTGGCTCTCTCCTGCTCCTATGTTAAGCCACTATACAAACTACCCAAACATAAACGAGCTGCCAAACGCATTGAAGCACTTTTGAATCGCTTTTTTCTGGAACCTCTGCTAGGATTAGGGTATCCAACCGATGTAATGCCGGCACTAAACACCATTCGCACCTTTTTTAAACGAGGAGACGATGATAGGATGGCATTTGATTTCGACTTTATTGGCATTCAATATTACTTTAGAGTGGTAGCTAAGCACAGCCTTACCCCTCCGGTGTTATTTGCCAACGAAGTTCATCCTACTCAACGCAAAACTAACTTGAACGCCATGAATCTGGATGTATATCCTAAAGGTTTATACAAGATGCTCAAGTTTTTCAACGCTTATCCACAGATTAAAAAGATTATTATTACCGAAAGTGGCGTATGTTATCCCGATTTTAAAGTGGCCAACCATGTACACGATGCCCGAAGAATGAAATATCATCAACAAATGTTGAAGCAGGTATTAAAAGCTCAGAAAAAGATGATTCCGGCAAAAGGCTATTTTGTGTGGACTCTTGTTGATAACTTCGAATGGAAAGAAGGTTTTGAACCTCGATTTGGTTTGGTACATGTTAATTTTGAAACTCAGGAACGAACTATTAAAGATTCAGGCTTATGGTTTCGCCAACTTCTTACATGTGATTCTTAA
- a CDS encoding patatin-like phospholipase family protein, producing the protein MKQLKSIEEFKVGIALSGGAARGIAHIGVLKALEEHGIFPQVVAGTSMGAIVGLFYTAGFTPDEMHTILREEKFYKILGLNLKGAGLFNLKPLKEIFEAKIKENNFSVLKKKFFVAVSNLNTARVEVISKGPNLFEYVIASASIPFVFPAQHINDQTYIDGGLFNNLPAECLLGRCDRIIGVNVNHNGIVDEVKGARAIAERSFSLALEQNVKLSRNYCDFYIEPRKLRNFSSWEYDKVDELVEIGYKKAKKSVEQFIVPELQSH; encoded by the coding sequence ATGAAACAGCTTAAATCAATAGAAGAATTTAAAGTAGGTATTGCTCTTAGCGGCGGTGCTGCTCGTGGCATTGCTCACATTGGAGTGTTAAAAGCTTTGGAAGAGCATGGGATTTTTCCACAAGTAGTTGCCGGAACCAGTATGGGAGCTATTGTGGGCTTGTTTTATACGGCCGGTTTTACGCCCGATGAGATGCATACCATTCTTCGCGAAGAAAAGTTTTATAAGATATTAGGACTAAACCTGAAAGGAGCAGGTTTATTTAATCTTAAGCCTCTGAAAGAAATTTTTGAAGCTAAGATTAAAGAGAATAATTTTTCGGTGCTCAAAAAGAAATTTTTCGTAGCAGTATCGAACCTTAATACTGCGCGTGTTGAAGTAATCAGTAAAGGTCCTAATTTGTTTGAGTATGTAATTGCTTCGGCATCCATACCTTTTGTTTTCCCGGCTCAGCATATCAATGATCAAACTTATATTGATGGTGGACTATTTAATAACCTGCCGGCTGAGTGTTTATTGGGACGATGCGATCGAATTATAGGGGTTAATGTCAATCATAATGGTATTGTTGATGAGGTGAAGGGAGCACGTGCCATTGCTGAACGCTCTTTCTCATTGGCTCTGGAGCAAAATGTTAAGTTAAGCCGTAATTATTGCGATTTCTATATCGAACCCCGCAAGCTTCGTAATTTCTCATCGTGGGAGTACGATAAGGTCGATGAGTTAGTAGAGATTGGTTATAAGAAAGCCAAAAAAAGTGTGGAACAGTTTATTGTGCCCGAATTACAAAGTCATTAA